Proteins from a single region of Pseudomonadota bacterium:
- a CDS encoding DUF1028 domain-containing protein gives MRCSPAICFALVTVLAAALSLRPARATFSIAACEVPSGRCGVAVATNNLAVGHGAPFAQAWVGAGISQAETNPCHAPVALDALRQGDSTENALSAALDASGRCPDGYTDEDRQTTVVAPTGRAAAHTGSNANEYAGQRIGEAVAVAGNGLTGPEVIEAMWETYHASEGPLAERLLQALEAGYAAGGQRTGVLSAALRVASPEGWPVDIDLRADFAPGEAIARVRTAYNANRARTMLFRARRLSEDGPAIALVESALERAPTWDRLWLAAARLAAARGWEEMARRCACRFQVLNPGWAASLSAAADGVRCSGG, from the coding sequence ATGCGTTGTTCCCCTGCGATCTGTTTCGCCCTAGTGACGGTCCTCGCCGCCGCCTTGTCGCTGCGGCCCGCCCGAGCCACCTTCTCGATCGCCGCGTGCGAGGTCCCTAGCGGGCGCTGCGGCGTCGCCGTCGCCACCAACAACCTCGCCGTCGGCCACGGCGCCCCGTTCGCCCAGGCGTGGGTCGGCGCGGGTATCTCCCAGGCCGAGACCAACCCGTGTCATGCGCCCGTCGCACTGGACGCCTTGCGCCAGGGAGATTCAACAGAAAATGCGCTGAGCGCCGCGTTGGACGCATCGGGGCGGTGCCCTGACGGCTACACCGACGAGGATCGCCAGACCACGGTGGTAGCACCAACGGGTCGAGCCGCCGCCCACACGGGCAGTAATGCCAATGAGTATGCCGGCCAGCGCATCGGGGAAGCCGTCGCAGTGGCGGGCAACGGTCTGACCGGTCCTGAGGTGATCGAAGCGATGTGGGAGACCTATCACGCCAGCGAAGGGCCCCTCGCAGAGCGCTTGCTGCAAGCGTTAGAGGCGGGATACGCGGCAGGCGGTCAGCGAACCGGAGTGTTGTCCGCGGCCTTGCGGGTGGCAAGCCCTGAGGGCTGGCCCGTAGACATCGATCTGCGCGCGGACTTCGCCCCCGGTGAGGCTATTGCTCGGGTTCGCACTGCCTACAATGCCAATAGGGCACGCACCATGCTGTTCCGTGCCCGGCGACTGTCCGAGGATGGGCCGGCGATTGCACTGGTGGAAAGCGCTCTCGAGAGAGCCCCCACCTGGGATCGCCTCTGGCTGGCAGCAGCACGGTTGGCGGCAGCGCGGGGCTGGGAGGAGATGGCTAGGCGCTGCGCCTGCCGATTCCAGGTCCTAAACCCTGGATGGGCCGCATCGCTGAGCGCGGCCGCGGACGGTGTCCGCTGCTCGGGAGGTTAG
- a CDS encoding PEP-CTERM sorting domain-containing protein (PEP-CTERM proteins occur, often in large numbers, in the proteomes of bacteria that also encode an exosortase, a predicted intramembrane cysteine proteinase. The presence of a PEP-CTERM domain at a protein's C-terminus predicts cleavage within the sorting domain, followed by covalent anchoring to some some component of the (usually Gram-negative) cell surface. Many PEP-CTERM proteins exhibit an unusual sequence composition that includes large numbers of potential glycosylation sites. Expression of one such protein has been shown restore the ability of a bacterium to form floc, a type of biofilm.) has product MINRNNAALVCLLGLFSLAGAAQAANVDIAIDGGFEDAGVNGFPIDPPGPTPPGWVGFTGGGTIGITTDNPAEGTYAAQIATTGPIQGVVIKNANLAIGLVQPNSEITISFSARGVGLDGGVHFAELLSEFSGGGATNEILGGGPLALNPDPNVWTDFMFTTTTGGDVSGGVSLQFVAASGGAANSFSELFVDNISIEVAAVPVPAALWLFGTGLGLLGLRRRRAA; this is encoded by the coding sequence ATGATTAATCGAAACAACGCAGCCCTAGTGTGCTTGCTCGGGCTGTTTTCGCTGGCCGGTGCCGCGCAGGCAGCCAACGTCGACATCGCGATCGACGGGGGCTTTGAGGATGCCGGCGTCAACGGATTTCCTATCGATCCGCCGGGGCCCACGCCTCCCGGTTGGGTAGGCTTCACGGGCGGTGGCACGATCGGTATCACCACCGACAACCCGGCTGAGGGCACCTATGCCGCGCAGATCGCGACCACCGGTCCGATCCAGGGCGTGGTAATCAAGAACGCTAACCTGGCTATCGGCCTTGTGCAGCCGAACAGCGAGATCACGATCTCCTTCTCCGCGCGCGGCGTGGGCCTCGATGGTGGCGTGCACTTCGCCGAGCTGCTCTCCGAGTTTTCCGGTGGCGGTGCGACCAACGAGATCCTCGGCGGCGGTCCGCTGGCCCTGAACCCGGATCCGAACGTGTGGACGGACTTCATGTTCACCACCACGACGGGTGGTGATGTCTCCGGCGGTGTCTCGCTGCAGTTCGTAGCAGCCTCCGGTGGTGCGGCGAACAGCTTCTCGGAGCTCTTCGTCGACAACATCTCGATCGAGGTGGCCGCTGTGCCCGTTCCGGCAGCCTTGTGGCTGTTCGGCACCGGCTTGGGTCTGCTGGGTCTGCGTCGCCGTCGCGCGGCCTAA
- the bfr gene encoding bacterioferritin, with protein sequence MKGSQRVIEQLAKLLSGELAARDQYFAHARHYADWGLTKLYEHTKHEMEHETQHADELIARLLFLEADVDLSKQDPLNVGDDVPSMLKNDLDLEYQVVGDLRAAMAICEEERDYVSRDMLLKMLDDTEVDHAHWLEQQLGLIKRVGLPNYLQSQM encoded by the coding sequence ATGAAAGGCAGTCAACGGGTGATCGAGCAGCTGGCGAAGCTACTCAGTGGCGAGCTCGCCGCGCGAGATCAGTACTTCGCTCATGCGCGACACTACGCCGATTGGGGCCTTACCAAGCTCTACGAGCACACCAAGCACGAGATGGAGCACGAGACCCAGCACGCGGACGAGCTCATCGCGCGCCTGCTGTTTCTCGAGGCGGACGTGGATCTCTCAAAGCAGGATCCGCTGAACGTGGGCGACGATGTGCCATCGATGCTGAAGAACGACCTCGACCTTGAGTACCAGGTGGTGGGAGACCTGCGCGCAGCGATGGCGATCTGCGAGGAGGAGCGGGACTACGTGTCGCGCGACATGCTGCTCAAGATGCTCGACGACACGGAGGTGGATCATGCGCACTGGCTAGAGCAGCAGCTTGGCCTGATCAAGCGAGTGGGCTTGCCAAACTACTTGCAGAGTCAGATGTAG
- a CDS encoding MipA/OmpV family protein — MTDVFRCGCCRLLNAAAIALLLISSVALGQGLAPRDETGEPGRWARYWEDLKDDIYVGVQVSFSQDPYIGDDVDILPLPRPERLEDYVFNDDIFSVRERLAWWRVHDPLDSPFEFALVGLLDTRRYNASNLEFFEGMDDRKFTLAGGMGAAWRGDGVFVEAWGVTDWLERSEGQTYAVSVGFPRKFFDGRLEVIPHLDVIRDSPSVVNYYYGVRREEATPERPQFEGEASNTLRLATRGSFRFARCWALTGRFLADFLDDAVTDSPLVDRDFAWSGNISFVRRLRCGKEELTP; from the coding sequence GTGACAGACGTCTTCCGCTGCGGCTGCTGTCGCTTGCTGAATGCGGCGGCAATCGCCTTATTGCTGATCAGCAGCGTCGCCCTGGGGCAGGGGCTTGCCCCGCGCGACGAGACAGGCGAGCCCGGCCGCTGGGCGCGGTACTGGGAAGATCTCAAAGATGACATCTACGTGGGCGTCCAGGTGAGTTTTTCCCAGGACCCCTACATCGGCGACGACGTGGACATCCTGCCCCTGCCCCGCCCAGAACGTCTCGAGGACTACGTCTTCAACGATGACATCTTCTCCGTGCGCGAGCGCCTGGCCTGGTGGCGCGTCCACGACCCTCTGGACTCCCCCTTCGAGTTCGCCCTCGTGGGCCTGCTCGATACCCGCCGCTACAACGCTAGCAACCTGGAGTTCTTCGAGGGCATGGACGATCGCAAGTTCACCCTGGCTGGCGGCATGGGCGCGGCGTGGCGCGGTGACGGTGTTTTCGTGGAGGCGTGGGGCGTGACGGACTGGCTGGAGCGCAGTGAAGGGCAGACCTACGCGGTCTCCGTCGGCTTCCCGCGCAAGTTCTTCGACGGGCGCCTCGAGGTGATCCCCCACCTCGATGTGATTCGCGATTCCCCGTCGGTGGTGAACTACTACTATGGCGTGCGTCGCGAGGAGGCGACGCCTGAGCGGCCCCAGTTCGAAGGTGAAGCGAGCAATACGCTTAGGCTGGCGACCCGCGGCAGCTTCCGTTTCGCGCGCTGCTGGGCCCTGACGGGGCGCTTCCTGGCCGATTTTCTTGACGATGCGGTTACCGACAGTCCCCTGGTTGATCGTGATTTCGCTTGGAGCGGCAACATCTCCTTTGTCCGTCGCCTGCGCTGCGGCAAAGAGGAACTCACCCCCTAG
- a CDS encoding ester cyclase encodes MSQRLETAAKFFDACETGKGWEVCQAYCHADASFSAQADALAQIDTLAAYAQWMKGLFTPVPDARYELKAIAEDEGRQTVLVFAVFFGTHTGPGGPVDPSGKAVAADYVYAMQFDGEAIKHMTKVWNDALTLRALGWA; translated from the coding sequence GTGAGCCAGCGACTTGAAACCGCCGCGAAGTTCTTCGATGCCTGCGAAACCGGAAAGGGCTGGGAGGTGTGCCAAGCCTACTGCCACGCCGATGCCAGCTTTTCCGCCCAGGCCGACGCACTGGCGCAGATCGACACCCTGGCCGCGTACGCGCAGTGGATGAAGGGGCTCTTCACTCCTGTGCCGGACGCGCGTTACGAACTCAAGGCCATCGCCGAGGACGAGGGTCGCCAGACCGTGCTGGTCTTCGCGGTGTTTTTCGGCACTCACACGGGGCCCGGTGGTCCGGTGGATCCCTCCGGCAAGGCGGTGGCTGCGGATTACGTCTACGCCATGCAGTTCGACGGCGAGGCGATCAAACACATGACGAAGGTCTGGAACGACGCCCTTACGTTGCGTGCACTTGGCTGGGCGTGA
- a CDS encoding AraC family transcriptional regulator, which yields MATTHDTIQRIERAAQYMADVLAEERTPSLDEVAQHVGLSKFHFHRLYTLVTGETCQDTLTRLRLARAARALENPKTSVTDAAFEAGYGSSQSFAKAFRRHVSESASTLRADPQRLAQTVQTLTAPPAKAQGEEDPALRIELASFEPFSILAIRTEGRYPKLNATYIALFEAVGDPALVEAIVGRPWQDITASEGTALPFDCGLKVLQVPNDLPSNIARQNVGGGRFLLTRNIGTYAGLPDAVDHLYRFALADPDVRIADQPLLFHYLDDPEETPEEALRTDLYLPLDTHHLEVTP from the coding sequence ATGGCTACGACACATGACACGATTCAACGCATCGAACGCGCTGCCCAATACATGGCGGACGTGCTCGCTGAGGAACGCACGCCGAGTCTCGACGAGGTGGCACAGCACGTCGGGCTCTCGAAGTTCCACTTCCACCGCCTGTACACGCTCGTGACCGGCGAGACCTGCCAGGACACGCTCACCCGCTTGCGCTTGGCTAGGGCGGCGCGCGCGCTGGAGAACCCAAAGACGTCGGTGACTGACGCCGCCTTCGAAGCGGGGTATGGCTCGAGCCAGTCCTTCGCCAAGGCCTTTCGGCGCCACGTGAGCGAGTCCGCCTCGACCCTGCGGGCAGACCCGCAGCGACTTGCGCAAACCGTGCAGACCCTCACGGCACCGCCCGCCAAGGCACAGGGAGAGGAGGATCCTGCCCTGCGCATCGAACTGGCGTCCTTCGAGCCCTTCAGCATACTGGCGATCCGCACGGAGGGGCGTTACCCAAAGCTCAACGCCACCTACATCGCGCTGTTCGAAGCGGTGGGCGATCCGGCGCTGGTGGAGGCCATCGTCGGCCGGCCCTGGCAGGACATCACCGCCAGCGAGGGCACCGCCCTGCCCTTCGACTGCGGCTTGAAGGTTCTGCAGGTGCCGAACGACCTACCGAGCAATATCGCTCGCCAGAATGTCGGCGGTGGTCGCTTCCTGCTCACGCGAAACATAGGTACGTACGCGGGCCTACCCGACGCGGTTGATCACCTGTACCGCTTCGCGCTCGCCGACCCCGACGTGCGCATCGCCGACCAACCGTTGCTCTTCCACTACTTAGACGATCCGGAGGAGACCCCGGAAGAGGCCCTGCGCACCGACCTGTACCTACCCCTAGATACCCATCACCTGGAGGTGACCCCATGA
- a CDS encoding nuclear transport factor 2 family protein, producing the protein MKDATRLITLAAVSALMASAAATATAPSNKEIVDAMFEAFNAHDVTALKTFYTEDARVFSPEHCGPTIGAQAIAANYAALFEQIPDVHDQVEVVVAEGDRVAVMFTASSELPGAAFRLPIAAMLRFEDGKVVEDRVFYETDTPAQCEGR; encoded by the coding sequence ATGAAAGACGCCACTCGCCTGATAACCCTGGCCGCCGTGAGCGCACTGATGGCCAGTGCCGCTGCCACCGCGACCGCCCCGTCGAACAAGGAGATCGTCGACGCCATGTTCGAGGCCTTCAACGCCCACGATGTTACCGCCCTCAAGACCTTCTACACGGAAGACGCGCGCGTGTTCTCACCGGAGCACTGCGGCCCGACTATCGGCGCGCAGGCGATCGCCGCGAACTACGCGGCGCTCTTCGAGCAGATCCCCGACGTGCACGACCAGGTGGAAGTGGTAGTGGCTGAGGGCGATAGGGTGGCGGTGATGTTCACCGCGTCCTCAGAGCTCCCCGGGGCGGCGTTCCGCCTGCCCATCGCGGCCATGCTGCGCTTCGAGGATGGCAAGGTTGTCGAAGACCGCGTCTTCTACGAGACGGATACGCCGGCGCAGTGCGAGGGGCGCTAA
- a CDS encoding siderophore-interacting protein: MPTQYDLSVRSNRPLSPHMRRIELQGDCLANFPEGYESAHVKGAFPEGAGVVRRSYTVLEFNRDQRYLTIDFVDHGDTGPASRWARQARVGDPLTLYGPGPKKLVDPAADWFLIAGDMTALPAIGVNLAQLPGHARGYAVIEVVDGRDMQDLTAPSGIEVVWIVAPDSRRPNAALVDAVVALPWLEGTPYPWFAGEFDAMRRVRTYLREYRGLDKGRMYLSCYWKYGDTDEGMKRAKRLDAQAEASRAEVLTQAV, translated from the coding sequence ATGCCAACGCAGTACGACCTCAGCGTAAGATCGAACCGCCCACTGTCGCCGCACATGCGCCGCATCGAGCTGCAGGGCGATTGCCTCGCGAACTTTCCCGAGGGCTACGAGAGTGCTCACGTGAAGGGCGCCTTTCCCGAGGGCGCCGGCGTGGTGCGGCGTTCCTACACGGTGCTCGAATTCAACCGCGATCAGCGCTACCTGACCATCGACTTCGTCGATCACGGCGATACGGGACCGGCCTCCCGCTGGGCTCGCCAGGCGCGGGTGGGCGATCCGCTGACTCTCTACGGACCGGGACCTAAGAAGCTCGTCGACCCCGCCGCGGATTGGTTCCTCATCGCGGGCGACATGACCGCCTTGCCGGCGATTGGTGTGAATTTGGCGCAGCTGCCTGGGCACGCTCGCGGCTACGCGGTGATCGAGGTGGTCGACGGTCGCGATATGCAAGACCTCACCGCGCCATCGGGCATCGAGGTGGTGTGGATCGTCGCCCCCGATAGCCGGCGTCCGAATGCGGCCCTGGTAGATGCCGTAGTCGCGCTGCCTTGGCTAGAGGGCACGCCGTACCCTTGGTTCGCCGGGGAGTTCGACGCCATGCGCCGCGTGCGCACCTACCTACGCGAGTACCGAGGTTTAGATAAGGGGCGCATGTACCTGAGCTGCTACTGGAAGTACGGCGACACGGACGAGGGCATGAAGCGCGCGAAGCGTTTGGATGCGCAGGCCGAGGCGTCGCGCGCCGAGGTGCTCACCCAGGCGGTGTAG
- a CDS encoding class I SAM-dependent methyltransferase yields MPLPRHDPEGAPSITATSKASVDLGAVQETLLIPLVGRAMETRKGHGLIDDPLAVEIVNALDYDFDRWRNAPSLVGACFRTRIYDGFVREFLTRYPMGTVVELGCGLNTRFDRVDNGTVEWFDLDLPDVIALRRQFVDDKPRCTMLAASVLDLDWIAKVQASDGPWMFVSEAVLIYLEAAEVKTALRNIVASVPRALIALDTTSTEMVNTQAKHDAMKHLPPESWFRWACDDPREMEAWMAGVSLDRSLTFLDMDKDLIRYLPWPQRIVMRFAPGLMARRVGGYRMNLLRTGAPPLA; encoded by the coding sequence GTGCCTCTGCCACGTCACGATCCCGAGGGAGCGCCATCCATCACAGCCACGAGCAAAGCGTCGGTCGACCTCGGCGCCGTGCAGGAGACCCTGCTGATCCCGCTGGTTGGGCGGGCGATGGAAACGCGCAAGGGCCACGGTCTGATCGACGATCCTCTCGCGGTGGAGATCGTCAACGCTCTCGACTACGACTTCGATCGCTGGCGCAACGCCCCCAGCCTGGTCGGTGCATGCTTTCGCACCCGCATCTACGACGGGTTCGTGCGCGAGTTCCTCACCCGCTACCCCATGGGCACGGTGGTGGAACTCGGCTGCGGGTTGAACACGCGCTTCGACCGCGTCGACAACGGCACCGTCGAGTGGTTCGACCTGGACCTCCCCGACGTGATCGCCCTGCGCCGCCAGTTCGTTGACGACAAGCCCCGCTGCACGATGCTCGCCGCGTCGGTGCTGGACCTCGATTGGATCGCCAAGGTGCAGGCGAGCGACGGCCCGTGGATGTTCGTGAGCGAAGCGGTGCTGATTTACCTCGAGGCGGCCGAGGTGAAGACGGCCCTGCGCAACATCGTGGCCAGCGTCCCGCGCGCCCTGATCGCCCTGGACACGACCTCGACCGAGATGGTCAACACACAGGCGAAACACGATGCGATGAAGCACCTGCCGCCGGAGAGCTGGTTTCGCTGGGCCTGCGACGACCCGCGAGAGATGGAGGCATGGATGGCAGGCGTCTCCTTGGATCGCTCGCTGACCTTTCTCGACATGGACAAGGACCTGATCCGCTACCTGCCCTGGCCCCAGCGCATAGTCATGCGCTTCGCGCCAGGCCTGATGGCCCGGCGCGTGGGCGGCTATCGGATGAATTTGCTGAGGACCGGCGCCCCGCCGCTGGCCTGA